ggaggctcgtgcacgaggcacgcatgctgtacgtgcacactccttaacaaaaataacagctgagacagtcccttgtgtgtgtgtgtgtgtgtgtgtgtgtgtgtgtgtgtgtatgtggcccggaggacagaggacaggcgaacgcacagctaattaattaaataatttggttctgtacctttctcttcagcacagccgacaaaggtttaagatgggtcagtcttcctgcatgctcagatcatgcccttcccttgcttgaaaaattgttccaaaattaaatttgaacccacatctttttatctgtgaattcaatgccgttcggcgagtctcacatacaaaattgggcatcttactgtaaaaaatataccattaatgaaaaaagaaactctaaatgaactatgttcacacccagaatcaaacccggatctTCTGCACGAAAGCCCAAAGTCTTACTAGGCGCGCTAAAGTGACAGTGGCATCTTCAGTATCTGTAAcacttatatccttgatgacagatgaaacaacgttcaaagaacggttcggagggctatgcctgagcgtgaacgcgcatgaagcagcctgctcgacccgagcagctctctttttctgtgattttacagaaaaacaggcaatcacagtaaaaatgccagggctcattctacagtacCAGGGCATTGCATgataatgtatgaagaagaaatttattatttctatacatgtttttgctgtcaaacttccataatgccccttgatGAACTATGTCgaaatatttaaaaacattttacaaataaaaataatttctaGGTTTTGAGATTGGCATTAGTTACTATCCGAGGTGAAGACAAAAAGGATGAATCATCCTGAGAATAAAACCCAACAAGCAAGAGGCATTCACAGCACATATCTGACAAATAGGAGGGTCAGATGTTTGTTTTGGGGCTTTCCGTCATATTTAGGGCATAATTAGTACTCTGGCTCAGTTTATAATCTGAATCAATTAATGTGTTAATAAGCTTCCAATGTAGAGATTATAGAATCATCACATTCTATCTAATGGAAAGTTTAAGGACAGAGATATGTTTCTGCCTGCACAAGTTTAGATGTGACACACACTGAGCCTGATCCACTAATGTGTATAAAAAGATATTTGATGATTATTTTTAGCTTTAGTCTTTTAGCATGACTTAAAGTTGAGTTGGTGGTTTACACCATGATTTGTTTAATTGCCAGCAGTAGCAATATGCCAGTGCAATGGACACATGTTGGTAGGGCAGggatattcaattccgggcctggagggccagtatccagcacattttagtgattTCTCTTCTCCAACACACATGATTCAGTGATTGAATCACAtgcgcagcagctcatcaggctctgcacctgctgattgaagtcaGCTTTGCTGAaacagttaaaactaaaatgtgcggGATATCGGctctccaggcctggaattgggCATAGGGCTATGTTCAACCTAGGGAAATAGTTTGGTTGCTTGTTAGTTTGTTTAAAGAAAACAACAgttttaaatgaacaaataatcATAATGAAGTTGTGATTCCACTGTATAAACAGCAATATATTTTTGTGATATTGCCTATTAGATATaatgaaaacaatcttttatatagcgcctctcgagataaaaatcacgaggcgcttcacaaaacaaaaaaataaaaataattataaaacTGTTTAAGTATAAacaatatatttttaaatgattaaaatatgttgaaaattagaaaaaatatataaaaattgtgattaaaaaattattatgtaaggaaagggagagataaaatgaataggaaagaggaaaatcagtggatcgtggggaaaggcggaataagtagaaagagcagaataaggagagggtggtgatgaacgtCATGCAAAAAAAGATGTGATGGCTTGAAATGGCCAAGTTCTTCTTTCTACCTTACTGAAATGACCACAGGGAAACCCCCTttcaccaaaggaaaaaaaactcATAAGGAACAAACATGTGTAGTAATTGTTTCAACACATCTGTTACTTCTGCTCTGACTGCAACACATCCTCAAGGAAAGCTTAACAATGGCAGGGAAATGAGAAAACTAAATGCCAGGCTCACTTCATCTCTTCTTGCTTTTCCGGATGTAACTGCAAGCTAACAGTTGTATGGTATGACTATCACAAAAATGTTAAAGCTAAAGCTAAGCCTGAACTGCAGCCAGAAATGTTTTGTCTGTATTTGCcggtgaaggttctcagccatCCAGGTCATTATAATCCAAAGCGTTCAaataaaggcaactggacttctctgGATTATTTAAGACGTTTAGCTTCAAATTCAAGGAGCTTTACCAAGTCTGACTGGAAAATGGGAGAGTCTGGCTTATTAActatagctgtctattgttgtccAACAACACCCTCGGACAGAAACTGGTCCACCCAAAACAACAAAACACCTAAACAGAAGCTTAGTGGCATCATTTACGCAGTTGAATGCAGTGAGGAATGTCCAGACCTTTACATAGGGGAAACTAAACAACTTCACAAGTGCACGGCACAACACAGCAGAGCCATCTCTCCAGGTCaatactctgcagtccacctacaccttaaggacaagggacacacttttgaagatgacaaagtaaaaattctggacagagaagatagatggtttgagagaggagtaaaggaagctatctatgtcaaatggaAAAACCTACATCAAATAGACATTTCACCTTCCCAGCCCCTACAATGCAACTCTAAACCTAATGTCAAAACAGTCAGTCTAGGTCACATCctctgcatctaatcaaaacaacgaCTCCAACACAATAAGGACTAACAACATCAACAATGCCTAGATGTCCAGTTATCTTCATTTGAACCATTTCTGtctgcatttaaaaaaaatcgaCAGTCTGAATTGCACAAATCAGGCATCTGTAAATCAAGGGTCACTTTTATTTGTAGTCCTAAGTCTGGGagatatctctctctcttttttttttagtaTTCTCAGTCTTAAAGCTTGTATCACATTTCTTCTGACTTGCATCACTGATGAGTTACAGAATCCAAAAATTGGAGCTGGGGAGGCAAGAAGCAGACATAAAACTGGCATCTGGTACTTCTTCAGAGGAAAAAAAACTTACAGGCCAAGAGGTTGCCACTTGAGAGAATCAGCTTGCAATTCAGTGGAAAAGAATGGACTGTGTCTTTTTGTAAAAGATATTTCACTTTGGAAGGTGAAAATGTATTTAGGGTATCACTTTTTAAGGTTAACTACTCCAAATCCATGTGTGTGAATGAATAGGCCAGAGTTCACAAAGTGAATCGGAGTAATCGACACATGCCTAAACCCGACCTAGACCCACATACACTAGTTTAAAGTTTAAAGTCTACCTATTTTGGTAAATCAAAACCCAGTGATCCCACTGCTTTTATGTTTAGTCATCTGTACGTGGATGTAAAGACAGCAGAAGATGGAACTAAAGTATTTACTTTTCATTTGATGAATGGCACTTGTAGACTTGGCCTTGTGCAATGTTTTGATAAACTTGTTCAAGTGTCCGCCCATAGTCtataaaatacaaaatacattcaAAAACATGCAACATAAACACAGCCTTGTGGACTGTCATatagtgtcacacacacacacacacacacaaacacacactcagataACCCTCCTCCCACCCATCAGTCTGTCCATTCGGCTGGCACTAACTCTAACAGGCTTCAGAGAGATTGCAGGCCTGAGCTGTGGGTGTTGGGCAGAGTAGTAATAGAAAAGCAATGACAGTGGTTTCAGCAGCAGAAACCGCATTCACTCTCTGGTTTTATCACTGTTCTGAAGAAATATAGGTGTTGTCAAAAGCTGATATTTTTGATCAGTGACACAAAATGGATGTGCATGGTCTAAAATGTAAACAAGTCTGACAGCGTATAGACACGGGAAAACATACAAAGGAAAACTGAGATGCAGTTTTGCATTATGCATAAAGGATCTGCTTGTCACTTTAAGCTGGAATAAAACCATCAAGTGTTTTGCACTAAACGTCTTATTCATCCATTGTCTATCAAACTGTAGCTTttatttttctattctttctaagGAATTCACTGAGCTGTGGTTGTTGTAAAACTGACGACTGAATTCTCACTTTGTAAAGGAGGCAGTGAGTAGATAAAACGACTGAAAATCCAACAACTCAACCagtttaggtgtgcacagtgtgccTATACTCACATATGTGTGGGTCTTGAATAAATCTGATGGGGCGCTCGTGCAGATCTTGTCACCTTCCATTCCAATTACCCTTTTACAAATGTTCATATTTGGGTCAAATGGACTTTTTGCAATTACTATGTCACCCCTGAAAACAGAACATAAACATATTAAATTTATTAAAATCACGAGACAAGTTTTCAGTAAAAGTAAGAATTAAGTGTACTGTGCCTTAAGCTTAgttcatacttctccatctgtgtaAGTGTGGAGACACATAACGTCATCATCTGTGATCATaaaggctctccaacaggcttgcAAGGATGAGCAAAGTGGAGCCCAAGCTTCTAAATATCAGTTGAAACCGACAGAGACCACAGGCCTGTGATTGCTCAGGACGCCGCTATCTTAAACttcgtcaacagcaccaccatcCCTCCTCTAATAAATAAAACGAGAGTCGAagatatctagtggcagacacaGAGCAGGTTGAAGAATGTTTCGTGAAAAAAGTCTAACCGTGACTGACCaatacattctcacacccgaagtggctaaaactgataaaaggtgaccaagcatttgtttctgacacgctgtgccagagcgttgcttTCCgatgcccgcggtaaaacggagatgTCACAGAATTGTGAccactctggcacagcgtgtcatATCCCCACACATCGGGGctcacccttcgtcagttttagccacttCGGGTGTGAAAATGTATAAACATTACCAACATACCTTTTGTTTGTATCGGGAAACTATGGCAAATGATGTTTTGGAGGTGGTGAGTGGATGAAGAGTTGGAGggcaatgagggacaaatttgcctGTGTTAAATAGTCTCTGAATTacgtaaacacaatagtaaatacactagaAATGTGACTGCAATGTTTGCAAgataccccagaaaagtgctacgccctcAGTTGTCCTGGCAGAGAATTACTTAATAAGACTGACACACCAACGGAGAAGTAGAAACTAGGCTTAAATTGTGATGCACATCAGTCCTACCCACTTTTCTATTCTACAAAGGTGACGACTCATGCGTTCAGAGAAGACAACATCATGGTTTACAATCGTAGGCTCCATGGATGGACCAGAACactgaatcaaaacaaaaaccTCAATTGATTTTTGTCCAAAGAAAATAGAAATTGTGAAAAGAGCTCAATAGTCGGTGTAATACAAACCACCACAAACTCTCCAATGTACTCAAAGGCACAGTGTGCAATGCAGCCATACTGGATTGTGTAACCCACAAAGCCCAAGGTCTTCCCCAGCATCCGAcgaagcatctccacctgtgaaaCAGACAAACCACAAGTTACGGTACACTGGCTGTCATTGTGTTTGATCCGGCACTGGTAGAGCTGAAATTCTTCAAAGGATTAAAAAAGCTTTTCCGCGTTTGATTTCTTAAGGTGTGGACAGGGCTGTTACAGTTGGCCTACTGCTATGATGGCACGTTATTTAGCGTTTCATTCTCAGAGGCTGAGTGGCCAGTTCACACCAGAAAACTGCCCTGAACTTTGACCGTGTGTGGGATGGACCTATCAACACCTTGTGCTCAGGTGATGGACAAACACAGAAGCTGTGACACAACCAGCCAACCCGACTCTGTGCTGCCTCTGCTATCGTTCCAATCATTAGAGCTGCTATCAACTCCTGTCAGCACCATAGAAACACAAAAACACCCTGGTACCCTTACAACTGCCCTGCAAACAATGTTATTTGAACACAAACAAAGGATATGTACACGTGTCTTCTGGGCAAACATCTCAGCCACTCTCAGGTTATTGACTTTTACTCAACCTGTGGGATGGACAGAGGAAGGCATGCCAGTATGTACACACCGTCGTGGGTGCGTATGCAGAAAAGCACCTGGATATACACAAACAGAGATTTTATAACAATAGATACAGC
This genomic window from Nothobranchius furzeri strain GRZ-AD chromosome 9, NfurGRZ-RIMD1, whole genome shotgun sequence contains:
- the immp1l gene encoding mitochondrial inner membrane protease subunit 1 isoform X2; protein product: MLRRMLGKTLGFVGYTIQYGCIAHCAFEYIGEFVVCSGPSMEPTIVNHDVVFSERMSRHLCRIEKGDIVIAKSPFDPNMNICKRVIGMEGDKICTSAPSDLFKTHTYVPKGHVWLEGDNLKNSSDSRSYGPVPYALIRGRVCLKLWPPHGFGTLSESPTKRIIKSQSDSHSD
- the immp1l gene encoding mitochondrial inner membrane protease subunit 1 isoform X1, which encodes MDFESSFNTVEMLRRMLGKTLGFVGYTIQYGCIAHCAFEYIGEFVVCSGPSMEPTIVNHDVVFSERMSRHLCRIEKGDIVIAKSPFDPNMNICKRVIGMEGDKICTSAPSDLFKTHTYVPKGHVWLEGDNLKNSSDSRSYGPVPYALIRGRVCLKLWPPHGFGTLSESPTKRIIKSQSDSHSD